In Nicotiana tabacum cultivar K326 chromosome 11, ASM71507v2, whole genome shotgun sequence, a single window of DNA contains:
- the LOC107796252 gene encoding large ribosomal subunit protein eL33y-like, which yields MVKGCQGERVRLYVRGTILGYKRSKSNQYPSTSLIQIEGVNNKKEVDWYLGKRMAYIYKAKTKKNNSHYRCIWGKVCRPHGNNGVVRAKFKSNLPPKSMGAKVTVFMQPCNI from the coding sequence ATGGTGAAAGGATGCCAAGGAGAGCGTGTAAGACTCTATGTTAGAGGCACCATTCTTGGTTACAAAAGGTCGAAGTCGAATCAGTATCCGAGCACGTCATTAATTCAGATCGAGGGAGTGAACAATAAAAAAGAAGTTGATTGGTATTTAGGAAAGCGTATGGCTTATATTTACAAGGCAAAAACTAAGAAGAACAATTCACATTATCGTTGTATTTGGGGTAAAGTTTGTAGGCCACATGGTAACAATGGTGTTGTTAGAGCTAAATTCAAGTCCAATCTGCCACCTAAATCCATGGGAGCTAAGGTTACAGTTTTCATGCAGCCATGCAACATATAA